One Tenebrio molitor chromosome 2, icTenMoli1.1, whole genome shotgun sequence genomic region harbors:
- the LOC138123232 gene encoding uncharacterized protein has protein sequence MSVTLSEVKTELLNKIAVCQGFDDYKIEVKSGSMKGDGYLGIINTIHIQDSNKPNKELNLIIKSAMDGDKLREQAPVRKAYEREIYLYETVFPEFKRFSDEHGVQNKFTETAKCYGTLFTDKQECIVLENLKEIDFKLWNRKLPMNAEHVGMVFATYAKFHGTGLALKNLHPEKFEEMSKNLKNIFYKDVPDEAEKAKFAQNVKQGFANGFRAVANHEKATQALTKFTESCMKFFEEDVRRVDKYCTILHGDCWCNNMMFRYKDLKNPAKPTQVCLLDWQISQVASPILDLSYFFYACSSKEVLYDLKKFLKIYHDNLTKTVKEAGLNPEEILTFDELEAQWKIYSKYGLFMALFVMKIVLSEVEEAPDFDKLASEGKDLLQSLGAAESVNIEEINKRISDIIIFMTESEYL, from the exons atgagTGTAACGTTATCAGAGGTGAAAACCGAGTTACTCAACAAGATAGCAGTATGTCAAGGTTTCGACGATTACAAGATCGAGGTGAAATCGGGTTCGATGAAGGGGGACGGCTACTTGGGTATAATCAATACCATTCATATCCAAGACAGCAATAAGCCCAACAAAGAATTAAATTTGATTATCAAGTCCGCAATGGACGGAGACAAACTGCGGGAGCAAGCTCCGGTCCGGAAAGCCTACGAGCGCGAGATTTACCTCTACGAAACGGTATTCCCCGAGTTCAAAAGATTTTCCGACGAACACGGCGTCCAGAACAAATTCACCGAAACCGCAAAGTGCTACGGCACTTTATTCACCGACAAACAAGAATGCATCGTGCTGGAAAATCTGAAAGAGATCGATTTCAAACTGTGGAATCGCAAATTGCCCATGAATGCGGAACACGTGGGGATGGTCTTCGCCACTTACGCCAAATTTCATGGAACTGGCCTGGCCTTGAAAAATCTGCACCCTGAAAAATTCGAAGAAATGAGCAAAAACttgaaaaacatattttacaaGGATGTACCGGACGAAGCTGAAAAAGCAAAATTCGCCCAGAACGTGAAGCAAGGTTTTGCTAACGGATTCAGAGCTGTGGCCAATCACGAAAAGGCCACGCAAGCTTTGACAAAATTTACAGAAAGCTgcatgaaattttttgaagaggATGTCAGACGGGTTGATAAGTATTGTACGATTCTTCATGGTGACTGCTGGTGCAACAACATGATGTTCAGATACAAG GATTTGAAAAATCCTGCGAAGCCTACTCAAGTGTGTCTTTTGGACTGGCAAATTTCTCAAGTAGCCTCACCCATCTTGGACTTGTCCTATTTTTTCTACGCTTGCAGTTCAAAAGAGGTACTTTACGACCTGAAAAAATTCCTAAAAATTTATCACGACAACTTAACCAAAACCGTCAAAGAAGCTGGACTAAATCCCGAAGAGATTCTCACCTTCGATGAACTCGAAGCTCAGTGGAAAATTTATTCGAAATATGGTCTTTTCATGGCACTATTTGTcatgaaaattgttttgagTGAAGTGGAGGAAGCACCCGATTTCGATAAACTTGCCAGCGAAGGAAAAGATCTTTTGCAATCGCTTGGCGCCGCCGAGTCTGTCAATATTGAGGAAATTAACAAAAGAATTTCtgacataattatttttatgaccGAATCTGAGTATTTGTAA